The following is a genomic window from Collimonas fungivorans Ter331.
CGGCGCCGGCTGCGGCCGGCAACGCCAGGCCGAGAAACACCCAGATCAGGTAATGCTGGTTGACGAACAGCACCAGCTTGCTGCCGAACAGGTCCGGCACATAGGTGCTCCAGTTGCTGCGCTTGACGGTAAACAGCCAGCCGACATGGCCGTGCCACAAGGCTTTGATGCGGCCGCGCAGGCCAGGCGACAGCACCCGCGGCGAATGCGGATCGCCGTCCTGGTCGGTGAAGACGTGGTGCATGCGGTGCGTCGCCGCCCAGAACAGGATGGGCCCTTGCGCCGCCATGCAGCCGAGGATGCCGATAACCGCGGTCACGACCGGCCCGGCCTTGAACGCGCGGTGCGAAAAGAAGCGGTGCAAACCGCCCTCGACGCCGAACGACGTCAGGAAGTACATGACGCCGAACAGGATCATGTCTTGCTGCTTGAAGCCGAACTGGATCGAATACCACAGCGCGGCGACGAAACCGACGGCAGGCGTCAGCACGGTCAGGTAAGCCAGCCGGCGAGCCTTGCTATCGCCATCCCTGAGCGCTTGCACTTTCTCGCCAGGCGCTGCGGCAGCGGGATTTTTGGTATCGATCACTGCTTACCCCTGTTGGAAAAGTGTGGTGCTGTCGGTTTCCGTCGTCGTTGCGGATGGCGTCGGACGGGCCTTGGCGTACGCCAGCGAGCCGGCGTTGAAGGCATCGCGACAGGCGCTGCGGCGCACCTTGCCGCTGGTTGTCAGCGGAATGGTCGACACCGGCGCCAGGTGCACGGTGTGCGGCGCCACGCCATGGCTGCGGGTAATCGCGGCGGCGATCGCGTCTTCGACGTTTTCCAGGTCTTCGCCGCTCAGCTTGGCTGAGCGCAGGATCTCGGCCACCACCACCAGCTGTTCCGTGTCGTCTCGTGTCACCGAAAAGGCTGCGACGCCGTTGGTGCGGATCGCCGGGTGGCTGGCCTGGGCTGCGGCTTCGATATCTTGCGGATAGAGGTTGCGGCCGGCGAAAATGATGACGTCCTTGATGCGGCCGGTGATATACAGTTCGTCGTCGAGCATGAAACCGAGGTCGCCGGTGCGCAAGTAGGGGCCGTCCTGCCGATCGTCGGCAATGAAGGCATGGAATGTTTCGGTGCTGGCTTCGGGCTGGTTGAGATAGGCTTGCGCCACGCTGGCGCCCTTGAACCACAGTTCGCCGACCGCGCCGGCCGGCAGCGGCTGCCGGGTGTCGGGATCAACGATGGCCATCACATGTCCGCTGGCTACCGTGCCGCAGCTGATGACCGCCGTGGCAGGCGCATCTGCGGTAGCCGGCTTGGCCTGGCCGCAGGCCAGCGCTTCATGGTCCAGCAGCAGCGTCTTGGGTGTGGCGTCGCGGTTTGCTTTGCCGGAAATGAACAGGGTGGCTTCGGCCAGGCCGTAGCACGGGACAAACGCCGCGCTGGAGAATCCGGCCGCTTTGAATTTTTCCGAAAAACGGTCAAGCGTGGCTTGACGCACCGGTTCGGCGCCGCAAAACAGCATCTTCAGCCGGCTCAGGTCGAGTTCGGCAATTTCTTCATCGGTAATGGTGTCGACGCACAGGTCGAGCGCGAAGTTGGGCGCTACCGAGGTGGTGACCTGGTGCGTCGACAAGCCTTTCAGCCAGCGTAGCGGACGCTGCACGAAATGGGCGGGCGTCATGACCACCAGCGTGAATCCGCTGTATACGGACAGCAGCAGTGCTCCCATCAGGCCCATGTCGTGGTAGGGCGGCAGCCAGGTGAAGCCGATATGTTTTTCTGCCGATCCCAGCCGGATGTCGAGCACGCGGCTGTTGCTGATCAGGTTGGCGGCGGAGAGCACCACGCCCTTGGGATTGCCGGTGGAGCCGGAGGTGTATTGCAGCAGCGCCGGGAACTGTTCACTGCTGCCCGCTTCATCGTTCTCATCAGTGGGCAGCGGTTGGGTGTCCTGCGCTTCGAAAAAATCGCTGCCGACAAACAGCCATTCAGGAACATTGCCCTCGGCGGAGAGCGAGGCATTGAGGCGGTCCACGGCTGCCTGTAGATTTCCTTCGGCGATCACCAGCTGCGCATTGCAGTCATTGCAGATGCTGGCGAAGCGCGCCACCGCGCGGCTGCCGACCGGCGGGAACGACGGCACGGCGGTCGCGCCGGCCTTGAAAATGGCGAACAGCGCGGTGACGTAGTGCAGGCCTGGTTCCAGCACCAGCAGCACGCGCGCTCCCGGTGTCAGTTGCTGTTTGAGCTGGCGCGCCAGGCCGGCGGCGCGCAAGTCGAGCTGGCGATAGGTCAATTCGGCGATGTCGTCTTCGCCGTTTTTCAGGAAGCGCAGAGCAACCTCGTCCGGCGTCGCCGCGGCGCGCCGGCGCAGGATCGCATCCATGTCGATATCCTGCGCGGCCTGTTCCGGGACCAATACTGTCGCTTCGCTCATGCTCAAGCTGGATGTCATTCGATACTCCGTTATTTGATTGCCGGGAAAACATCACGCCGCCGAGTAAAGTCCGGGGTTGCGCTTGTTTGGCTAATTTTTTATCACTATAGAAATATCAATACTTCCCAAAACACTATTTACAGACATGCGCTAAGCGACGGCGCGCCAGATTAATGCGCCGTCGCAGGCGCAGGTGCCCGGGATCGCGTGTCGACTGGTACGCACAGGATTGCGGTGGCAAAACCAAGCGCGATCTGCAGGTAACAGAGGGTGTGAAATGCGGCGAGGTTCAGCGTCGCATGGCCAGTTATGGCGACCGTGAGCGCCACCCCGAGCACCGATCCCATCTGGCGTACCGCCTGGTTGACGGCAGAGCCAACGCCGAACCGGGCAGGCGGTAAATGCGCGACGGCGGCCGCCGACAGTGAAGGCATGACCATGCCTACGCCTAGTCCGGTGAGTAGCGCCCCCGGCAGCCAGGTGTGCAGATAGTCGGGATTGATCCCGGGTACCAGTGCGAACCAAATGCTCGCCGCCGTGGATATCAGGCTTCCGGTCACCAGCAGTAACTTGTGCCCCGCACGCGCCGCGAACCGTCCGCACACGATCGCCGTGGGGACGACGAGCAACGGCCCAAGGCTGCCAGCCAGCCCCGCGCGCGTCAGCGAATACGACCAGACACCTGTGGTGAATAGGAACGTCTGGAAGAACATCATGGCGAAACCGATCGCGAAGAACAGCGATGCAAGATTGATATAGCAGTACGTCCGGTCCTGGAACAGCGAGAGATCGATGGCAGGGGCACGCACGGTGCGCGCCCAGACGACGAACGCTCCCAGCGTCGCCAGCCCGCCCGCGATTGCCAGGATCACCATCGGGGACATCCAGCCGACCGCCTCGGACTGTACCAGGCCGAAAGTGATCGCACCAACGCCGAGGATCAGCAGGACGACACCGATGACGTCGATCGGCGCGCCGCGCTCAGGATCGCGCGACTCGTCGAGAATGCGCCACCCAAGCCATAGCGTGATCGCGCCAAGCGGCAGGTTGAGAAAGAAGGCCCACGGCCAGCCGAAGCGATCGACCAGGAAAGAGCCGAGGCTCGGCCCCAGCGCACCTGCGACCCCGCTGACTGCGCCCCACAAGCCCACGGCGACCGCGCGTTTGCTGGCGGGAAATGCTGCCAGCAAGATCGACAGCGATGCCGGGAACAATAGCGCCGCGCCGGCTCCCTGTGCTACGCGCATTGCGATCAGAGTCGCGACGTCCCTAGCCAAACCGCAGCCGAGGGATCCCCCCAGGAACATGGCAAGTCCTAGCAAGAACGTGCGCTTGCGTCCGCGCAGGTCGGCGAAGCGGCCCGCCGGCACAAGCAATGCGGCAAAGACCAACGTGTACCCGGTCAGGACCCACGACAGGTGCGCCGAGCCGGCCTCGGGAAACGCCCGTTGCAAAGCGGGAAATGCCGCGTAGAGCAGGGTGACGTCGATCGAGACGAGGAAGACCGCCACACTCGCGATCCAAAAAACCGGCCACGGCGAAATCGAGCTCGACTGCGCCTGCAGCGCCGGGGCTAGGGGAACGTTCATTACTTGTACCTCATCATGCTGGAGGGGAGGTAGCGCCGTCGCCCGACTCGAAGTACGAGGCATCGAGAAACGAGAGCGTTCGCGCTTGCATGCGCGCTTGAAACAGTGCGACGACGGGCCAAGGGCGCATCGCCATTGCCATGACCTTCACATGCTGCGCATCCTCCCAGTGGATCACGTTCGCCACTTCCAGCGGCAGTCCGGCGACCGACCCCGTCCACAGGCTCAGCGTCGTGGCGCCTGCCGTCAGGCGCGGCCCGTTTGCGCGTCCTCCATAGACGACGATTGAGTGACCGCACAGTCGTTCGACGTAGGCGGCACCACGAATCGGCTTGCAGGCTACGGGACTGGTCAGGAACGCGTTGGCAGCTAGACCGAACGGCAACTTGGCGTCCAGCACTTCGTCGGTGGGGATCGGCGGCAACGCGGCATCGGTTCCAG
Proteins encoded in this region:
- a CDS encoding acyl-CoA desaturase is translated as MIDTKNPAAAAPGEKVQALRDGDSKARRLAYLTVLTPAVGFVAALWYSIQFGFKQQDMILFGVMYFLTSFGVEGGLHRFFSHRAFKAGPVVTAVIGILGCMAAQGPILFWAATHRMHHVFTDQDGDPHSPRVLSPGLRGRIKALWHGHVGWLFTVKRSNWSTYVPDLFGSKLVLFVNQHYLIWVFLGLALPAAAGAALSGVEGAVGGLLWGGLARIFLLDQVTWAVNSIGHTFGKRPNQTRDTSGNIGWLALVSAGGGWHNNHHANPALAHNDFHFWQIDTTAWVIRLLGLLGLAWDIRQRQSADPLDQKLFNND
- a CDS encoding fatty acyl-AMP ligase, with product MTSSLSMSEATVLVPEQAAQDIDMDAILRRRAAATPDEVALRFLKNGEDDIAELTYRQLDLRAAGLARQLKQQLTPGARVLLVLEPGLHYVTALFAIFKAGATAVPSFPPVGSRAVARFASICNDCNAQLVIAEGNLQAAVDRLNASLSAEGNVPEWLFVGSDFFEAQDTQPLPTDENDEAGSSEQFPALLQYTSGSTGNPKGVVLSAANLISNSRVLDIRLGSAEKHIGFTWLPPYHDMGLMGALLLSVYSGFTLVVMTPAHFVQRPLRWLKGLSTHQVTTSVAPNFALDLCVDTITDEEIAELDLSRLKMLFCGAEPVRQATLDRFSEKFKAAGFSSAAFVPCYGLAEATLFISGKANRDATPKTLLLDHEALACGQAKPATADAPATAVISCGTVASGHVMAIVDPDTRQPLPAGAVGELWFKGASVAQAYLNQPEASTETFHAFIADDRQDGPYLRTGDLGFMLDDELYITGRIKDVIIFAGRNLYPQDIEAAAQASHPAIRTNGVAAFSVTRDDTEQLVVVAEILRSAKLSGEDLENVEDAIAAAITRSHGVAPHTVHLAPVSTIPLTTSGKVRRSACRDAFNAGSLAYAKARPTPSATTTETDSTTLFQQG
- a CDS encoding MFS transporter — encoded protein: MNVPLAPALQAQSSSISPWPVFWIASVAVFLVSIDVTLLYAAFPALQRAFPEAGSAHLSWVLTGYTLVFAALLVPAGRFADLRGRKRTFLLGLAMFLGGSLGCGLARDVATLIAMRVAQGAGAALLFPASLSILLAAFPASKRAVAVGLWGAVSGVAGALGPSLGSFLVDRFGWPWAFFLNLPLGAITLWLGWRILDESRDPERGAPIDVIGVVLLILGVGAITFGLVQSEAVGWMSPMVILAIAGGLATLGAFVVWARTVRAPAIDLSLFQDRTYCYINLASLFFAIGFAMMFFQTFLFTTGVWSYSLTRAGLAGSLGPLLVVPTAIVCGRFAARAGHKLLLVTGSLISTAASIWFALVPGINPDYLHTWLPGALLTGLGVGMVMPSLSAAAVAHLPPARFGVGSAVNQAVRQMGSVLGVALTVAITGHATLNLAAFHTLCYLQIALGFATAILCVPVDTRSRAPAPATAH